A part of Sugiyamaella lignohabitans strain CBS 10342 chromosome D, complete sequence genomic DNA contains:
- the FET3 gene encoding ferroxidase FET3, which yields MSSYDRLDGRTQNVFVKDDEIRVLESRYGRTRNMLAVVSGIVICVIIIILLPYFFAASYVKYDEPNVGGLYSNLYDMITSDDGAGAPNSTIYGAAIQSWQLDTSREYHLSRFGKWNSDVPPTTREYNFTISEVEDTYPAGVKKTMTLINGKFPGPLIQANEGDRIIINFLNNASTSSALHFHGLHQNGTNYMDGAEGITQCGIAPGKSFTYNFTLDNIWGTYWYHSHYSTQYLEGVFGPVVIHSKKEDEKYKDLYDEEMVILLSDLYFENSYDLIQSYIAPDVENAEPIPDSGLIQGKNYFDCTRLEPSGNYSCKNTSDYAIIPVLEDKTYRLRIISAGGFSEFDFSIDNHILQVVEADGVNTEPLPIEALRLANAQRYSVLVTMNQTSVSAGHWLRASMNTHCYDGENPHLDPELRAILSYPEMTRLTIANDGVPPSLPETPKSHQLDGTVKCLELNETLLIPSFPLVAPEPDTLIHLDASFMIGAHQISLGYFNSSTYKKHASNYSTLNEIYNSIDRGQISQIFSDSSVTPEWANGDMVVTIDKPMVVDLLINNYDDG from the coding sequence ATGTCATCCTATGACCGTTTGGACGGTAGGACTCAGAATGTTTTTGTaaaagatgatgaaatCCGAGTGCTAGAGTCTCGATATGGGAGAACCAGGAATATGCTTGCCGTTGTGTCTGGCATCGTCATATGTGTTATTATAATTATACTGCTACCTTACTTCTTTGCAGCATCATACGTGAAGTATGATGAGCCCAATGTTGGAGGACTGTATTCGAACTTATATGACATGATAACTAGTGATGATGGTGCAGGAGCACCGAACTCCACTATCTATGGTGCTGCCATTCAATCATGGCAGCTGGACACGTCAAGAGAGTATCATCTCTCAAGATTTGGCAAATGGAACTCAGATGTTCCCCCTACTACGAGGGAATACAACTTTACAATTAGTGAAGTTGAGGATACGTACCCAGCTGGCGTGAAGAAAACTATGACTCTCATCAATGGCAAATTCCCTGGCCCATTGATCCAGGCTAATGAGGGGGATAGGATTATTATAAACTTCCTCAATAACGCCTCAACGTCATCGGCACTTCACTTTCACGGACTGCACCAGAATGGCACGAACTACATGGACGGAGCTGAAGGTATAACCCAGTGCGGCATCGCACCTGGAAAGTCTTTTACTTATAACTTCACATTGGATAATATTTGGGGTACCTACTGGTATCACTCGCATTACAGTACACAATATCTTGAAGGTGTCTTTGGTCCTGTTGTTATCCAttcaaagaaagaagatgaaaaataCAAGGATCTATATGATGAGGAAATGGTAATTCTGTTGAGTGATCTTTATTTTGAGAACTCTTATGATTTGATCCAGTCTTATATTGCACCAGATGTTGAAAATGCGGAACCTATCCCTGATTCTGGTCTGATTCAAGgtaaaaattattttgattgTACTAGACTTGAGCCCAGCGGAAACTATTCATGCAAAAACACAAGTGATTATGCAATTATTCCTGTGCTAGAGGATAAGACATATAGATTGCGTATCATAAGTGCTGGCGGATTCTCTGAATTTGACTTTTCTATTGACAACCACATACTTCAAGTGGTGGAAGCTGATGGTGTTAACACAGAACCGTTGCCCATTGAAGCATTGCGGTTAGCAAACGCTCAACGATACTCAGTATTAGTTACCATGAATCAAACCtctgtttctgctggtCACTGGCTGAGAGCATCTATGAACACCCATTGCTATGATGGTGAAAATCCTCATTTGGATCCTGAATTGCGGGCCATTCTCTCATACCCGGAGATGACTAGGTTGACAATCGCAAATGACGGAGTTCCGCCGTCTCTACCTGAGACCCCAAAATCGCATCAGCTAGATGGAACAGTGAAATGTCTGGAATTAAATGAAACCCTGCTTATACCGTCCTTCCCGCTTGTGGCTCCTGAACCTGACACATTAATACACCTTGATGCGTCGTTCATGATTGGTGCCCATCAAATTTCTTTGGGTTATTTCAATTCTTCTACTTACAAAAAGCATGCATCAAATTATTCAACTTTAAATGAGATTTACAATAGCATTGACCGCGGACAAATAAGTCAAATATTCAGTGATTCATCGGTTACACCTGAGTGGGCTAATGGGGACATGGTAGTTACTATTGATAAACCGATGGTTGTTGATTTACTAATAAACAACTATGACGATGGGTAA
- the NAB2 gene encoding mRNA-binding protein NAB2, translating into MSVVLQADSPQAKQLEQLVLENIGTFGIEDDPDFIAQYIVLMITNGKTENEISEELGGLLGDKFRDGEFSRWLFQNAQSIVSGATDSNMTEQEQQPNSEPVYGEYDNNSTNQGSGLRSNANLANSGNFNPRSFKGGFKNNINGGISKNSNGGMKIRGGAGFKRNGGFNSQNVALAASAGNFNIGGMGSGFIAPGENGAYQADNAMELGNAFRPRLIMERCENWPNCPNYPCEYVHPSRPCKMYPNCQKQPGKCNFVHIGEDEGPSTGFKFPLPPPDVLETLREQHASFLEQQKNLASQGYSYLNNQQKHQYVPKAPPIVLCKYADRCINKACPCGHPTPANDNAKVTQLEWCADSKNCQNVECDKAHPSGSLVRVPAPLPTERSLETCKFGARCTNTNCRYRHPTSPVLCRDGAECTRIDCMFTHPTQEMCRFGVNCRKYNCRFQHPEGHGTTSAVWVKDQKNTGSTSERQFAESEDQVMETIIPAAEQPAS; encoded by the coding sequence ATGTCAGTAGTTCTTCAGGCAGACTCACCACAAGCAAAACAGCTGGAACAGTTAGTTCTAGAGAATATCGGTACTTTTGGGATTGAAGACGATCCTGATTTCATTGCCCAGTATATTGTGTTGATGATTACAAACGGTAAAACTGAAAACGAGATATCTGAAGAATTAGGTGGTCTATTAGGTGACAAATTTAGAGATGGAGAGTTTTCGCGATGGCTATTTCAAAATGCCCAATCTATTGTTTCTGGGGCTACAGATAGCAATATGACTGAACAAGAGCAACAGCCTAATTCAGAGCCTGTTTATGGCGAATATGACAATAATAGCACAAATCAAGGTAGCGGCTTACGAAGTAACGCCAATCTAGCAAACTCGGGTAATTTCAATCCAAGATCATTCAAAGGCGgatttaaaaataatatcaatggtGGAATCTCGAAAAATTCCAATGGTGGCATGAAAATCAGAGGCGGTGCTGGATTCAAAAGAAATGGAGGTTTCAACAGTCAGAATGTCGCGCTAGCTGCGTCTGCTGGAAATTTCAATATTGGTGGTATGGGCAGTGGCTTCATCGCCCCGGGAGAAAATGGGGCTTATCAAGCTGACAACGCTATGGAACTTGGTAATGCGTTCAGGCCACGCTTAATTATGGAGCGATGTGAAAACTGGCCGAATTGCCCTAATTATCCTTGCGAGTATGTTCATCCGTCTCGTCCTTGTAAGATGTACCCGAACTGTCAAAAGCAACCAGGGAAGTGTAATTTTGTTCATATTGGAGAGGATGAGGGACCAAGTACAGGATTCAAGTTTCCACTGCCCCCTCCTGATGTTTTGGAAACTCTTCGAGAGCAACACGCGAGTTTCCTAGAGCAGCAAAAGAACTTGGCTTCGCAAGGGTATTCTTATTTGAATAATCAGCAAAAGCATCAATATGTGCCTAAAGCACCACCTATTGTCCTTTGTAAATATGCTGATCGGTGTATTAATAAGGCCTGTCCATGCGGGCATCCAACTCCTGCCAATGATAATGCAAAAGTTACACAGTTAGAATGGTGTGCAGATTCCAAAAATTGTCAAAATGTTGAATGCGATAAAGCTCATCCGTCGGGAAGTCTCGTAAGGGTTCCTGCACCCCTGCCAACTGAACGATCTCTGGAAACTTGTAAGTTTGGTGCTCGTTGTACAAACACAAATTGTCGTTATCGTCATCCTACTAGCCCAGTTCTCTGTCGTGATGGGGCCGAATGTACACGTATCGACTGTATGTTTACTCATCCCACTCAAGAAATGTGCAGGTTTGGTGTCAATTGTAGGAAATACAACTGCCGTTTCCAACATCCGGAAGGTCATGGTACTACGTCAGCTGTTTGGGTTAAGGACCAGAAGAATACCGGTTCAACTAGTGAAAGACAATTTGCTGAATCTGAGGATCAAGTAATGGAGACAATTATCCCGGCTGCCGAACAGCCTGCCAGCTAA
- the HSP31 gene encoding Hsp31p (Methylglyoxalase that converts methylglyoxal to D-lactate; involved in oxidative stress resistance, diauxic shift, and stationary phase survival; has similarity to E. coli Hsp31 and C. albicans Glx3p; member of the DJ-1/ThiJ/PfpI superfamily, which includes human DJ-1 involved in Parkinson's disease and cancer; exists as a dimer and contains a putative metal-binding site; protein abundance increases in response to DNA replication stress; GO_component: GO:0000932 - cytoplasmic mRNA processing body [Evidence IDA] [PMID 24706893]; GO_component: GO:0010494 - cytoplasmic stress granule [Evidence IDA] [PMID 24706893]; GO_function: GO:0019172 - glyoxalase III activity [Evidence IDA] [PMID 24302734]; GO_function: GO:0016787 - hydrolase activity [Evidence IEA]; GO_function: GO:0008233 - peptidase activity [Evidence IEA]; GO_process: GO:0031669 - cellular response to nutrient levels [Evidence IMP] [PMID 24706893]; GO_process: GO:0034599 - cellular response to oxidative stress [Evidence IMP] [PMID 17395014]; GO_process: GO:0019243 - methylglyoxal catabolic process to D-lactate [Evidence IDA] [PMID 24302734]; GO_process: GO:0006508 - proteolysis [Evidence IEA]; GO_process: GO:0006950 - response to stress [Evidence IEA]) translates to MTLPKKVLLAVTSFHDKFYPDGRSTGAFYSEALHPYEVLAKHGFEFVVVSENGDYGWDSISLAEPFLTPEEVKVSKDTTSPLNVAFKNIKKASEVDPKEFGIFFAVGGHGTCVDFETAKDVQNLASEIYQNGGIVASVCHGPVILAGVKDLSTGELLAKGRNVTGFTDRGEEELKLTQFLKDHNYPFVAEVLKKAGGKYSEPKEPWDDYSVADGRLVTGANPASATSTAEKALAAYNA, encoded by the coding sequence ATGACACTCCCAAAGAAAGTCCTTCTAGCAGTTACGAGTTTCCACGATAAATTCTATCCTGATGGCAGAAGTACCGGTGCATTCTACTCTGAAGCGTTGCACCCATACGAAGTACTCGCTAAGCATGGTTTCGAATTCGTGGTTGTTTCTGAGAACGGAGATTACGGTTGGGATTCTATCTCACTAGCTGAACCATTTTTGACACCAGAAGAGGTGAAAGTAAGCAAGGATACAACTTCGCCTCTCAATGTTGCGTTCAAGAATATAAAGAAAGCGTCTGAAGTTGACCCAAAGGAGTTCGGTATTTTctttgctgttggtggCCACGGCACATGTGTTGACTTTGAGACGGCGAAAGATGTTCAGAATTTAGCTTCTGAAATTTATCAGAATGGCGGAATTGTCGCATCTGTTTGTCATGGTCCTGTCATTCTTGCTGGCGTGAAGGATCTGAGCACAGGTGAACTTTTAGCTAAGGGCAGAAACGTCACTGGCTTCACTGATCGCGGAGAAGAGGAACTCAAGCTCACTCAGTTCTTAAAAGATCACAACTATCCGTTTGTCGCTGAAGTTCTCAAGAAGGCCGGTGGAAAGTACAGCGAGCCTAAGGAACCTTGGGACGACTACTCAGTAGCAGATGGACGACTCGTTACTGGCGCAAACCCTGCAAGTGCTacttcaacagcagaaaaGGCCCTTGCTGCTTATAATGCATAA
- the MRS2 gene encoding Mrs2p (Mitochondrial inner membrane Mg(2+) channel; required for maintenance of intramitochondrial Mg(2+) concentrations at the correct level to support splicing of group II introns; similar to bacterial CorA; GO_component: GO:0016021 - integral component of membrane [Evidence IEA]; GO_component: GO:0016021 - integral component of membrane [Evidence ISM] [PMID 12192589]; GO_component: GO:0016020 - membrane [Evidence IEA]; GO_component: GO:0005743 - mitochondrial inner membrane [Evidence IEA,IEA]; GO_component: GO:0005743 - mitochondrial inner membrane [Evidence IDA] [PMID 10400670]; GO_component: GO:0005739 - mitochondrion [Evidence IEA]; GO_component: GO:0005739 - mitochondrion [Evidence IDA] [PMID 16823961]; GO_function: GO:0015095 - magnesium ion transmembrane transporter activity [Evidence IEA]; GO_function: GO:0015095 - magnesium ion transmembrane transporter activity [Evidence IGI,IMP,ISS] [PMID 10400670]; GO_function: GO:0015095 - magnesium ion transmembrane transporter activity [Evidence IDA] [PMID 12628916]; GO_process: GO:0006811 - ion transport [Evidence IEA]; GO_process: GO:0015693 - magnesium ion transport [Evidence IEA]; GO_process: GO:0045016 - mitochondrial magnesium ion transport [Evidence IGI,IMP,ISS] [PMID 10400670]; GO_process: GO:0045016 - mitochondrial magnesium ion transport [Evidence IDA] [PMID 12628916]; GO_process: GO:0006810 - transport [Evidence IEA]) has protein sequence MWPAGSRGGAKLQYLNSVAVRNVLTRPTKLPRRDSISLFRRLDIRSLCHVARRKTFSHNRNLNSSQLDKFQPFCNRTIVHTIFNTSYVSGLNTRGRHFSNQESSPGKGFGESENISFLPPNFNADGNLSEEDYIFDWATEQLSREIGSHGPTTEISCTVLDEHGKVVEVSKKFSRKDFLAEHNLHPRDLRNIDSPKVRLIPSILVRKDCILVNMLELRAAIRHNQVLIFDSVDKGNKSLIAKLSLLVYDLENKLGSCTGKQDDIHGFAASQSYELKALECILMHAVANLDIELKGQLSVLNGILVNLEDHVDRDLLQELLVRNKAMALFYQKILLIRNVINELLDNDEDLVAMYLSEKVQGIERASTDHAEAELLLEAYYKQVDEIVQQAEQVISNVKSTEEIINIMLDSNRNSLMLFELKIMIGTLGFTIAMFFAALYGMNLKNFMEESDYGFTGTTVVICAIAGVVTVLNFKKLAIVKRVTLIGHGGDSPIPRRFLHGSQRLKQALPNIPTGNPVPLPRKRFWHWSRRHTRRNEYDHHKRAVMWRWLVEKRDA, from the coding sequence ATGTGGCCCGCTGGTAGTAGGGGCGGAGCCAAGCTGCAATATTTGAATTCAGTTGCTGTTAGGAATGTACTTACTCGGCCAACTAAACTGCCTAGGAGGGACTCGATATCGTTATTCCGTCGGCTTGATATAAGAAGTTTGTGTCATGTAGCACGTCGAAAGACCTTTTCTCATAACAGAAATTTGAACAGTTCCCAACTAGATAAATTTCAGCCCTTCTGTAATCGTACCATCGTTCACACAATATTCAATACAAGTTATGTATCTGGGTTGAATACTAGAGGCAGACATTTCTCCAATCAGGAGAGTTCGCCAGGTAAAGGATTTGGTGAGTCTGAGAACATTTCATTTTTGCCCCCCAATTTCAACGCTGATGGAAATTTGAGTGAAGAAGACTACATATTTGACTGGGCAACGGAACAACTTTCACGAGAAATAGGATCACATGGCCCAACTACAGAGATCAGCTGTACTGTGCTCGACGAGCACGGAAAGGTTGTTGAAGTGTCGAAGAAGTTTAGCAGAAAAGACTTCTTGGCGGAGCATAATCTTCATCCGAGAGACTTGCGTAATATAGACAGTCCTAAGGTGCGGTTGATCCCATCTATTCTAGTAAGAAAAGACTGTATTTTAGTCAATATGCTGGAGCTGAGGGCAGCTATTCGACACAATCAAGTTTTAATATTTGACTCTGTTGACAAAGGTAATAAATCTCTTATTGCGAAGCTCAGTCTGCTGGTTTATGATTTAGAGAATAAACTGGGCTCCTGCACAGGGAAGCAGGATGATATTCATGGGTTTGCTGCCTCGCAGTCATATGAACTGAAGGCACTGGAATGCATTCTCATGCACGCGGTGGCCAATTTAGATATTGAATTAAAGGGTCAGCTATCAGTGTTGAATGGTATCCTCGTGAATCTTGAGGACCATGTCGACCGAGATCTACTACAGGAGCTGCTTGTGCGAAATAAGGCCATGGCGCTGTTTTACCAAAAAATCCTACTCATCCGAAATGTAATAAATGAGTTGCTAGACAATGATGAAGATTTAGTAGCCATGTATTTGTCTGAGAAAGTACAAGGCATTGAACGTGCTTCTACTGACCATGCAGAGGCTGAATTGTTATTAGAGGCCTATTACAAACAAGTTGATGAGATTGTTCAGCAGGCTGAACAGGTCATTTCGAATGTTAAAAGTACTGAAGAAATCATAAATATTATGCTTGATTCAAACCGCAATTCTCTCATGTTATTTGAGctgaaaataatgataGGCACCCTGGGGTTTACAATTGCAATGTTTTTCGCCGCTCTCTATGGAATGAATCTAAAGAATTTCATGGAGGAGTCTGATTATGGCTTCACTGGGACCACAGTTGTAATCTGtgccattgctggtgttgttaCTGTTCTAAACTTTAAAAAGCTTGCCATTGTGAAGCGTGTTACTCTGATTGGTCACGGAGGGGACTCGCCAATCCCCCGTCGGTTCCTTCATGGATCACAGCGTCTCAAGCAGGCGTTACCAAACATACCAACGGGAAATCCTGTTCCATTACCACGCAAACGTTTCTGGCACTGGTCGCGCCGTCACACTCGACGCAATGAGTATGATCACCACAAACGTGCCGTCATGTGGCGGTGGCTTGTTGAGAAACGGGATGCTTAG